In the Mytilus galloprovincialis chromosome 10, xbMytGall1.hap1.1, whole genome shotgun sequence genome, one interval contains:
- the LOC143048465 gene encoding protein mono-ADP-ribosyltransferase PARP14-like isoform X2 translates to MDNAEIRQIICEKCIVVRGFNNEIQFHQIQKSFPESKRINLATRTATLPSRDKEWIIQLQSVTDAQKYIEEVRIKKCPEGLLDISDCKLPCDIPDAWLQDEVIPEKSARSPKHVSPGTIQPPPYSPTDPSVPPSQDSPSAHGFPLYDPNPHNPYPHGYYPYRMPMNPYHPGRSGNEHLPQDQYRPHHADQWGQYPGYYPPGPYSSYSGYGYHPPSNFDFHQPVQQLPVQENPNQYRQGNENQGNTTYQSSSSETVQEENDVKSDGEEDIDEEKIEDEPAQTTTNMLKVTKLPSDTTEDGLRFFFENRRKFGGGDVQDVEYDEDTKTAIVTFEEDEAVDIVLQKIPILFNKKVINVEAHIVGAESTTDVPEEEPDDYSQNTGEQVPICSIEVRGMKENTTQDTIMYYFESKKGAKADVETIEFVEDKNMYIVTFETEEAVDTVLSKSHIVDSAKLQVKRHVPLKRYPNKALVKGFSPNTTKDGIINFLEARTKFDVEEVDFGDEDSGKAIVTFCELIDIEDIQTACKKRALDGSYLTVHPVVVTNCIVVRAFSEKTTESGLEYYFDNKRKSGVEGVADVKMNRDDNCCVIYFENAEDALLACKRSHTIDNCTLKVQVFYDCLGIPADNEGPKFKPLPPLVITDINKYKIHFLKNSAHKKVTLEKQLEKSHAKITWPVSPKENKIIVECTITKETEDCRQLAKTWEKDTRMLVDSFVNLLVTEVHSTLQEAWGPVMQKLREIHISDPDGVTVNLENQHTCEIIITGLLDPVKEVSDKVKRIIHDVSEDLDRKSQLVQEEVSLKRHQLLVLSFTHFATKIKQEFKQMEVKIDMKKQAITFSGIPGNIGKAKVTMYEMLDNIASAPLGKKSPGYIQFLKRQDVKKSIAAKHKSSNLIGVWEIQNNSILMYSMSDEEAVAAADILKDCVVEVKVDVDNVQKSMLNSQKWKQHVQAIQNELERKSVIVEIVTNQQGQITVYCNTQGEAGQIKEKLQDFFLTNTEKEITIDLPPSQLKFLQEEMKDDVENLEKDLRKRNIIVAVKSDGILVKGNAEGIKDAEDEVETLVQKIYKTKHSMDKPGLQELMNSNQGKTKLKQVSKQAGVVISSDSDEDKRSSGQIRRRGGAGADERAVYCGAGGQEVIVVKGDITGLDVDVIVNAANKDLNHSGGLAKVLVNKGGKGIQDECDQYISYHGQLSEGECFGSGPGTLKCQMIIHAVGPVWQGGSNREEDLLHKCVETAIVETEQAQHTSIAIPALCTGIFGYPANQATRVIAQAVHDYLSSNRGSTVQRVYLCDVNENSVDLFVKAGDKVFGKREDGRGKTPSRAGYSDGFTAQAGPISTGNVQIKIVKGELAKMKVDAIVNTTSKDLQLNQGAVSAALLKVGGQALQDECKQNYPQGIGYGEVAVTSGYNLPCSYVCHGSLDQWRKDGSSIKILEKFIDGCLQEADSNGCRSIALPAMGTGKLGYPRDIVAKHMYSSVEQFASQNQSSNVTEVLFVLYDKDHQTVKAFEDEEQNRQRSGGRQDRDYSQQPTGYQGRRGWYLNHADNTGVMKSDDSSDDEVTNAIEPRMRAFNPYDLIKKKVISYRDQEMPKTAPFRSPTSQDEDEYTRPRPSRRSEVLNRVDSDQRSKMEQALAFMGPKRPIKRVESTPVHLNPAKVPVRKSKSQNTIKNWEKIKKPNYWLEDIEIELAMQLVKNNHANIDGFQPVTVALAEGYKKPKGQFIQIINVSGQHWITLSNIRCPPYTVRVFDSWKRHLQGDTKRAIFAIVDRDSKGQVVVDLCQFQRQRNDADCGCFAAASMVAIANGLDPSKLIWDTTLLRTHYVQCLNQSQMTPFPLYQDSPPSMLQQKIYTLTICPSCKQMFCEKDKPACKNC, encoded by the exons ATGGACAATGCTGAAATACGACAGATAATTTGTGAAAAATGTATTGTAGTTAGAGGTTTCAACAATGAAATTCAATTTCATCAAATACAGAAAAGTTTTCCCGAATCCAAAAGGATAAACTTGGCGACAAGAACCGCTACACTACCATCCAGGGATAAAGAATGGATTATTCAGTTGCAGTCTGTGACAG ATGCTCAGAAATATATAGAAGAAGTAAGAATAAAAAAGTGTCCAGAAGGTCTATTGGACATCAGTGATTGTAAACTGCCATGTGATATCCCAGATGCATGGCTACAG gATGAAGTTATACCTGAAAAGTCAGCAAGATCACCCAAGCATGTGTCACCAGGGACAATACAGCCACCACCGTATTCTCCCACAGATCCATCAGTACCCCCTTCACAGGATTCCCCTAGTGCCCATGGATTTCCATTATATGATCCAAATCCACATAACCCTTACCCCCATGGGTATTATCCATATAGAATGCCAATGAATCCCTATCATCCTGGAAGGTCTGGAAACGAACATCTCCCACAGGACCAATACAGGCCCCATCATGCTGACCAGTGGGGTCAATATCCAGGATATTACCCACCTGGTCCTTATAGTTCCTATTCAGGATATGGCTATCATCCTCCatcaaattttgattttcatcAACCAGTTCAACAGCTTCCTGTTCAGGAAAATCCTAATCAATACAGACAAGGAAATGAAAACCAGGGAAATACAACTTATCAATCTTCATCTTCTGAAACTGTACAGGAGGAAAATGATGTGAAGTCAGATGGAGAGGAAGACATAGATGAAGAAAAAATAGAGG ATGAACCTGCCCAGACAACAACAAACATGCTTAAAGTGACCAAGTTACCATCAGATACCACAGAAGATGGTTTACGATTTTTCTTTGAGAACAGGAGAAAGTTTGGTGGAGGTGATGTACAGGATGTAGAGTATGATGAAGATACAAAGACGGCCATTGTTACCTTTGAGGAAGATGAAG CTGTTGACATAGTATTACAGAAAATAccaattttattcaataaaaaagtTATCAATGTGGAAGCCCACATTGTTGGTGCAGAATCTACAACAGATGTACCTGAAGAAGAACCAGATGACTATAGTCAAAATACTGGTGAACAAGTTCCCATATGCTCAATAGAGGTCCGTGGAATGAAGGAAAATACAACGCAGGACACTATCATGTATTACTTTGAGTCTAAGAAAGGTGCTAAAGCAGATGTGGAAACTATAGAATTTGTAGAAGACAAGAATATGTATATTGTCACATTTGAAACTGAAGAAg CGGTTGATACTGTCTTGTCAAAGAGTCATATAGTAGATAGTGCCAAATTACAAGTAAAAAGACATGTTCCACTCAAAAGATATCCAAATAAAGCATTAGTCAAAGGGTTTAGCCCAAACACAACCAAAGACGGAATAATAAACTTTCTTGAAGCCAGGACAAAATTTGATGTGGAGGAAGTAGACTTTGGTGATGAGGATTCTGGGAAGGCTATTGTTACATTTTGTGAACTGATAG ACATTGAAGATATCCAGACAGCCTGTAAGAAGAGAGCATTAGATGGCAGCTACCTAACAGTTCACCCTGTGGTTGTGACAAACTGTATTGTAGTCAGAGCTTTCAGTGAGAAAACAACAGAAAGTGGACTGGAATATTACTTTGATAATAAAAGGAAATCTGGTGTAGAGGGCGTCGCTGATGTAAAGATGAACAGAGATGACAATTGTTGTGTTATATACTTTGAAAATGCAGAAG ATGCTCTGTTGGCCTGTAAGAGATCTCATACCATTGACAACTGCACACTGAAAGTACAAGTCTTCTATGATTGTCTGGGCATCCCAGCTGATAATGAAGGACCAAAGTTCAAACCATTGCCACCTTTAGTTATTACtgacattaacaaatataaaatacattttttgaaaaactcAGCTCATAAAAAGGTGACACTTGAAAAACAGTTGGAAAAATCTCATGCTAAAATAACTTGGCCAGTATCAcccaaagaaaacaaaataattgtagaATGCACGATAACAAAGGAAACAGAAGATTGTCGACAACTAGCAAAAACATGGGAAAAAGATACAAGAATGCTTGTTGATTCATTTGTGAACTTGTTAGTGACAGAGGTTCACTCTACACTACAAGAAGCTTGGGGTCCTGTCATGCAAAAACTACGGGAAATTCACATATCTGATCCTGATGGTGTTACAGTTAATTTGGAGAATCAACATACTTGTGAAATTATAATTACTGGCCTCTTGGACCCTGTAAAAGAAGTCTCTGATAAAGTTAAAAGAATAATTCATGATGTGTCAGAAGATCTTGATAGAAAAAGTCAATTAGTTCAAGAGGAAGTCAGTCTAAAACGTCACCAGTTGTTGGTTTTGTCATTTACTCATTTTGCAACCAAAATCAAACAAGAGTTTAAGCAAATGGAGGTTAAGATAGACATGAAAAAGCAAGCTATTACATTTTCAGGAATACCTGGAAACATCGGCAAAGCCAAGGTTACTATGTATGAAATGTTGGATAACATAGCATCAGCACCACTTGGTAAGAAATCACCAGGATACATTCAGTTTTTAAAAAGACAGGATGTAAAGAAATCAATAGCAGCAAAACACAAGAGCAGTAACCTGATTGGAGTTTGGGAAATCCAGAATAATTCCATTCTTATGTATTCAATGTCTGATGAAGAAGCCGTAGCTGCAGCAGACATTTTAAAAGACTGTGTGGTAGAGGTCAAGGTGGATGTTGACAATGTACAGAAATCCATGCTAAATTCTCAAAAATGGAAGCAACATGTACAGGCAATCCAGAATGAACTTGAGAGAAAATCAGTTATAGTTGAGATTGTCACAAACCAGCAAGGCCAAATAACTGTATATTGTAACACACAAGGTGAAGctggacaaattaaagaaaagcTACAAGATTTTTTTCTTACAAATACAGAAAAAGAGATAACCATTGATTTACCACCTTCTCAGTTGAAATTTCTTCAGGAGGAAATGAAAGATGATGTAGAAAATCTGGAGAAAGATTTAAGGAAAAGAAACATCATTGTTGCTGTTAAGAGTGATGGTATACTAGTTAAAGGGAATGCAGAGGGAATAAAGGATGCTGAAGATGAAGTGGAAACTCTAgtacagaaaatatataaaaccaaACATTCTATGGACAAACCAGGTTTACAGGAGTTAATGAATAGTAACCAAGGAAAGACAAAACTGAAGCAAGTTAGCAAACAGGCGGGAGTTGTTATTAGTAGTGATAGTGATGAAGACAAAAGGTCATCAGGTCAAATTAGACGTAGAGGAGGTGCAGGTGCAGATGAGAGGGCAGTGTATTGTGGTGCTGGAGGTCAAGAGGTCATTGTGGTCAAGGGTGATATTACTGGTCTGGATGTTGATGTTATTGTCAATGCAGCTAATAAAGATTTGAATCATAGTGGGGGTCTTGCCAAGGTGCTGGTTAATAAAG GTGGAAAAGGAATACAAGATGAATGTGACCAGTATATAAGTTATCACGGTCAGTTATCTGAGGGGGAATGTTTCGGATCTGGACCTGGAACATTAAAATGTCAGATGATTATCCATGCTGTAGGCCCAGTATGGCAGGGGGGTTCTAATAGAGAAGAAGACCTACTTCACAAATGTGTTGAAACAGCAATAGTTGAGACAGAACAAGCTCAGCACACCAGTATTGCAATCCCAGCTCTTTGTACAGGAATCTTTGGTTACCCAGCAAACCAGGCAACCAGAGTGATTGCCCAGGCAGTTCATGATTATTTAAGTAGTAATAGGGGCAGCACAGTTCAGAGAGTGTACCTTTGTGATGTCAATGAGAATTCTGTAGACCTATTTGTGAAGGCTGGGGACAAGGTATTTGGGAAGAGAGAAGATGGAAGAGGAAAAACACCATCACGTGCTGGTTATTCAG ATGGATTTACTGCACAGGCTGGCCCTATCTCTACTGGGAATGTACAAATCAAAATAGTCAAAGGAGAGctagcaaaaatgaaa GTAGATGCTATTGTTAACACCACTTCAAAGGACTTACAGCTAAACCAGGGAGCAGTTTCTGCTGCATTGCTTAAAGTTGGAGGACAGGCACTACAAGATGAATGTAAACAGAACTATCCACAGGGTATTGGCTATGGAGAAGTAGCTGTTACATCAGGATATAACTTACCTTGTAGTTATGTCTGTCATGGCTCACTGGATCAATGGAGGAAGGATGGATCTTCAATTAAA ATACTGGAGAAGTTTATTGATGGTTGTCTACAAGAAGCAGATAGTAATGGTTGTAGATCTATAGCATTACCTGCCATGGGTACAGGCAAACTTGGATATCCCAGAGACATAGTAGCCAAACACATGTATTCATCTGTAGAACAGTTTGCCAGTCAGAACCAGAGTTCTAATGTGACTGAGGTGTTATTTGTATTGTATGATAAAGATCATCAAACAGTGAAG GCATTTGAAGATGAAGAACAAAACAGACAGAGAAGTGGTGGAAGACAAGACAGAGACTATTCACAACAACCAACAGGATACCAGGGCAGGAGAG gTTGGTATCTGAACCATGCTGATAACACTGGAGTAATGAAATCTGATGACTCTTCTGATGATGAGGTGACTAATGCTATTGAACCAAGGATGAGAGCATTCAACCCATATGATCTGATAAAAAAGAAAGTTATTTCCTACAGAGATCAAGAAATGCCAAAGACAGCTCCCTTTCGTTCTCCAACATCTCAAGATGAAGATGAGTATACTCGTCCAAGACCCTCCAGAAGGTCAGAGGTTTTAAATAGAGTTGATTCAGACCAAAGATCAAAAATGGAACAGGCTTTAGCTTTCATGGGTCCGAAAAGACCTATAAAACGTGTTGAGTCTACACCTGTACATCTTAATCCAGCAAAGGTACCTGTAAGGAAGTCGAAATCACAAAATACTATAAAAAACTGGGAGAAAATAAAGAAACCAAACTATTGGCTAGAAGACATTGAGATTGAATTGGCCATGCAACTAGTTAAAAATAATCATGCTAATATTGATGGATTTCAACCAGTTACTGTAGCTTTGGCTGAAGGATATAAGAAACCAAAAGGTcaatttatacaaattataaatgtCAGTGGTCAACATTGGATAACTCTATCTAATATACGTTGTCCGCCTTATACTGTCAGAGTATTTGATAGCTGGAAAAGACATTTACAGGGTGATACCAAAAGAGCTATCTTTGCTATTGTGGACAGAGATAGCAAGGGTCAAGTTGTTGTGGATTTATGTCAATTCCAAAGACAGAGGAATGACGCAGATTGTGGATGTTTTGCTGCAGCATCTATGGTGGCAATTGCTAACGGATTGGATCCTTCAAAACTTATCTGGGACACAACATTGTTAAGAACTCACTATGTGCAATGCTTAAACCAATCACAGATGACGCCATTTCCACTTTATCAAGATTCCCCTCCAAGCATGTTGCAACAGAAAATTTATACATTGACTATTTGTCCGTCTTGCAAGCAGATGTTTTGTGAGAAAGATAAACCAGCTTGTAAAAATTGTTGA